A window of the Citrus sinensis cultivar Valencia sweet orange chromosome 9, DVS_A1.0, whole genome shotgun sequence genome harbors these coding sequences:
- the LOC107176996 gene encoding probable cytokinin riboside 5'-monophosphate phosphoribohydrolase LOGL10, translating to MASSSSKQFKNICVLSGFHYGKYKEFVQAAVDLGRVIAERKLHLVYGGGERGLSRLVSEAVFTRGSQVLGIIPKPMKPLVCMSGPPIGEELVVSSMQERISEMMNHADAFIFLPGDLATFEALITFASWAHLNIHQKPIGLLNVNNFYDGLLTFINHAIKNHFVPHSVKKLFISASTANELLDLLQAYTPEPDPQTVALNWSTNDGNGNSSSNKKCDLDLTLRL from the coding sequence ATGGCATCATCTTCgagtaaacaattcaaaaatatttgtgtgctttctgggttTCACTATGGAAAGTACAAAGAGTTCGTTCAGGCAGCtgtagatcttggtcgtgtcatagcagagaggaaactgcatcttgtatatggaggaggtgaacgagggttatcaagacttgtctcagaagctgtttttaccagaggaagccaagtactCGGCATTATCCCAAAACCCATGAAACCGCTAGTGTGCATGTCTGGCCCaccaattggagaagaattagtggtatcaagtatgcaagagagaatatctgaaatgatgaatcatgctgatgcttttattttcttgccaggagatcttgcaacttttgaggcactaattacatttgcatcttgggcccacttgaacattcatcaaaaacccatcggtttgttaaatgttaataatttttatgacggcttgctaacttttattaaccatgcaataaagaatcattttgttccacattctgtaaaaaaactctttatctctgcttctactgctaatgagttacttgatcttttgcaaGCTTATACACCAGAGCCAGATCCACAGACTGTTGCACTGAATTGGTCGACTAATGACGGTaacggtaacagtagcagtaaTAAGAAGTGCgatttagatttaactctccgtttgtaa